The Streptococcus iniae genome contains the following window.
ACTTATCAGAAGACATCCAATCAGCTGTTGTAACAGCAGGTTTTGAAAAAGCATCTCCTATTCAGGAAATGACTATTCCATTAGCTTTGGAAGGTAAGGATGTTATTGGTCAGGCTCAAACAGGAACTGGTAAAACAGCTGCATTTGGTCTTCCAACCTTGAATAAGATTCGCACGGATGACAATATCATCCAAGCATTAGTGATTGCACCAACGCGTGAATTAGCGGTACAAAGTCAAGAAGAACTTTTCCGTTTTGGTCGTGATAAAGGTGTTAAAGTTCGCTCTGTATATGGCGGATCAAGTATTGATAAACAAATTAAAGCATTGAAATCCGGTGCTCATATTGTTGTTGGTACACCAGGTCGTTTACTAGACCTTATCAAACGTAAAGCATTGAAACTAGAACATGTTGAAACATTGATTCTTGATGAAGCTGATGAAATGTTAAACATGGGCTTCCTTGAAGATATTGAAGCTATTATCAGTCGTGTTCCTGAAGAACGTCAAACGCTCCTATTTTCAGCAACAATGCCTGCTCCAATTAAACAAATTGGTGTTAAGTTCATGAAAAATCCTGAACATGTTCAAATTAAAAACAAAGAATTAACAAATGTTAATGTTGAACAATTCTACGTTCGTGTTAAAGAACAAGAAAAATTTGACACCATGACACGTCTTATGGACGTTCAACAACCAGAACTTGCTATTGTTTTTGGTCGTACAAAACGTCGTGTTGATGAAATTACCCGTGGTCTTAAATTACGTGGTTTCCGTGCAGAAGGTATTCATGGAGACCTTGATCAAAACAAACGTTTACGTGTTATTCGTGATTTTAAAGGGGACCAAATTGATATTTTAGTTGCAACTGACGTTGCTGCGCGTGGACTTGATATTTCAGGAGTTACTCACGTTTATAACTACGACATCACTCAAGATCCAGAAAGTTATGTTCACCGTATTGGTCGTACGGGTCGTGCTGGTAAAACAGGTGAGTCTATTACTTTTGTATCACCAAACGAAATGGGTTACTTGTCAATGATTGAAACATTGACTAAAAAACAAATGCTTCCACTGAAACCTGCAACAGCA
Protein-coding sequences here:
- a CDS encoding DEAD/DEAH box helicase; its protein translation is MKFTELNLSEDIQSAVVTAGFEKASPIQEMTIPLALEGKDVIGQAQTGTGKTAAFGLPTLNKIRTDDNIIQALVIAPTRELAVQSQEELFRFGRDKGVKVRSVYGGSSIDKQIKALKSGAHIVVGTPGRLLDLIKRKALKLEHVETLILDEADEMLNMGFLEDIEAIISRVPEERQTLLFSATMPAPIKQIGVKFMKNPEHVQIKNKELTNVNVEQFYVRVKEQEKFDTMTRLMDVQQPELAIVFGRTKRRVDEITRGLKLRGFRAEGIHGDLDQNKRLRVIRDFKGDQIDILVATDVAARGLDISGVTHVYNYDITQDPESYVHRIGRTGRAGKTGESITFVSPNEMGYLSMIETLTKKQMLPLKPATAEEAFQAKKKIALKKIERDFADETIRSNFDKFKGDAIQLASEFTPEELALYILSLTVQDPDTLPEVEIAREKPLPFKYVGGGHGGGKKGKGGRGRDNRGRGGRDGDRRGGYRGDRNRDDRDNDRRRNKRDKRDNHDASASGSRKPKRNAKEFYNKDKKSGNKKDSGFVIRHKGE